Genomic segment of Deltaproteobacteria bacterium:
CTTTTTCCGTCGGCACCGGCACCAGCGCTTCTTTGACAAGATTGTAAGCGTCGAGGGCGGCGTCGCGGTCCATGCGAAAATGTTTAACCATTGTATGCACCGCATCGTCGCGGTTCTCCCGGGTGTGGAGGACGCCGCGAACGATGGCGCGGGTCATGCGTTTTACCAATTGCGGATTTTCTTTAATGGTCTTGCCGGTGGCGGCAAGACCGCTGAAGGAGGTGTCTTTAAATAGGTCGGCCAGGTTGGCAATGCGCTTGAAGCCGGCTTTGATGGCGACGTAATCGGAGGGCGGCGCCAACAAACCCGCTTGCACGATGCCCTGTTGCATGGCGGCGATCTTCGGTTGACTGCCGGGAATGCTGACGTATTGGACATCTTTCTCGGGGTTCATCTTATAGAGTTCTAACAGCGCCTTGGTGCCGGCAAAGGTCGAACCGCCGAAGCTGACGCCGATTTTTTTGCCCTTGAGGTCGGTGACACTCTTGATGTCCGGCGTGACCATCATCGAAAACGTCGGCCGGCCAACCATTTGCGCGAGCAGAATAATATC
This window contains:
- a CDS encoding ABC transporter substrate-binding protein gives rise to the protein MKQFIGIIAASILLHCTHAGAEPVRGAYPSANVQFLPAFVALEKGFYKREGLDAELISVRNAVTAVQALIGNQIHFIFSVGPQMPSIWEGSDIILLAQMVGRPTFSMMVTPDIKSVTDLKGKKIGVSFGGSTFAGTKALLELYKMNPEKDVQYVSIPGSQPKIAAMQQGIVQAGLLAPPSDYVAIKAGFKRIANLADLFKDTSFSGLAATGKTIKENPQLVKRMTRAIVRGVLHTRENRDDAVHTMVKHFRMDRDAALDAYNLVKEALVPVPTEKGVELMAQWQATALNIKAKRPAREYMDLRFVNEIMAELGQK